The genome window ATTCCCTTTGTGAGCATCCCCATCATCTGGACCCTCACCAACCTCATCCACAACATGGGCATGTACATCTTCCTGCATACTGTGAAGGGGATACCCTTTGAGACCCCAGATCAGAGAAAGGCGAGGCTGCTAACCCACTGGGAGCAGATGGACTATGGGGTCCAGTTCACAGCATCTTGGAAATTCCTGAGCATCACACCCATTGTGCTGTACTTCCTCACCAGCTTCTATACCAAGTACGACCAGattcatttcatcctcaacaCTGTGTCCTTGATGAGCGTGCTCATCCCCAAGCTGCCCCAGCTCCATGGAGTCCGGATTTTTGGAATCAGTAAGTCCTGAGGGTGCAGCCCCATTCCCTGCCTGGGATGGCAGGGGAGGGGTGAAGCCTGTGCTGTGATGCTGAAGACAGAAGGAGCCTCTGGGTACTGCCAGAGATGGGGGTTGAGCCTTTGGGTCCTAGTTTCCCCCTCACATCCCCCAGTAGAAGACCCAAAGTAATAGTGGGTTGGGGCTCCAAACCCTTCTGatttttttgatcttttccttttgccttttggATAGAGACTCTGTGGGGGTGCTCATGGAatgggctgggctcctgggctgAACACAGACCTTTGAGGTTGGGACAGGAGGCCAGGGAAACCCCCTGATCACTTGCTCATCCTCGGAATGCTAAAGCATTTTAACCTCTGTGACCCGGGGCAGAGGGGACGGTACAGCTTCTAGTTTGTTTTACTTCAATTCTTAAGTCTTTTAGATGACACAGTGTGTGCTTATACATACACGAAAGCAGTTGTGTGACAGTGCCTCATCCCTCTGGGTAGAGAATTGTCTAATCCAAGTCAGAAAGCTCCCGTACAGCCCACCCAGGGTActaggtgggagtggggaggataaGGAGATGGATGGTAGGGCTGGGTGTGGATGGCCTGGTCccagagatgggggggggggggacgcgCTGCAGCCATCCTGGCCCTGGTGGAGGTGTGGTGGGAGTTGGGGTCAGGGGTGGGGATGGTGAATTGAGACTTAGAAGAATGGGGCCACAGAACAGCAGGGACTGGTGTAAggtggactggggtggggggtgagggtggagacaGACCCAGCCTCATTCTCTGGGACGTGGTCAGGGAAGGGGCAGGCTTGGAGGGGTCACTTACCCACAGCATGGTAGGGGTAATGGGAAGGAAGGCTGCTATGGGTATGAAGGTTCTGGGTTGTCGTGAGGGGGTGGAGATGGGTGGAAGAGGCCCGTTAGTCATCATAAGCACAGGTCCAATTCGACAGTGTCTCTGCAGTGGTGTGAGGCGCATGCGGACACCGGGACAGAAATGATGATGATGGGGCCCTTCCACAGCCCTTCACCTGGTAACCTCCTCATGCAGACTGGCACTGGGGCAGGGCCTCTCCTGTGGCATGCACATATGGGGTCATCAGGCCACCCCCAAAACAGGTTTGGTGGGCTGCAGAGTCCCGAATAGTCCCTGCTCAAGCAGGACAGTGGAAGGAGCAGGGAGTGACCTGCGGGCGCTTGTCTGCCCAGGCTGAGGAGACGTGGGGCAGGCAGAAGCCTGAGCATAGGTTGGAGGCGagccaccctctcccctccccaatcTGACTGGAGTCTGTGTTACTTCTGAGACGGTATGGGTGCCAGGGCCCTGAGGGAGCAGTGGGGGGCCAGGGCGTCCACTGGCCCTGTTTTCTGCCTCCTGGTcccccccaatccccacccccatgTATCATAGGGAACTTTCACCTCAAAATCTTTCTAAGCAGAGCGTGAATAGGATTTTTACTCCCTTTGTACAGTATTCTGAGAAACACAAATAAAGGACAtgttcctatttaaaaaaaaaaaatccatccaacCAAGTATAAGTATTTACCAGGTACCAAATACGGTGGTGGGCACTGGGCACACAGTAGTGAACAGGAGAGCAATGATCCTTGCCCTTATGGAACTACCtgaaacaaatgtgaaaatatatttctagGAGAAGGCACCTACCTCTATTGCCACCTATTattaaacataatattaaattCCATGTATCTTGAGTTTTTACTATTGTAATCATGTTCTAAATAACCAATTTGCCACCAAAACAGTTCTTCATAgctcaaaaaattatatatattaaagttGCTTTCTAATTTaaaggtgtgggggtggggggacaatgGATATGTTAGCattggtttggtttcttttttctttaagaatataaACTTTATCTACAGGAAGAACTtagaatttttccctttttattttaaatgtctacaGCTATACATAAATACAATTTGCTTCCCCCaaagattttcattaaaaaattcacaaacaAGGTCtttaaatgtacttaataccTTGTGACCTAAGTTGGGAATCCCCAAACTGTAAGAATACAtaatgctcaaaaaaaaaaggtctaagtTTAATAATCAAACTCACCACACCATTTCTGGCCCACTGTATGtaggttattaatttttaagaaatatgctCAAAGATCACAAGGTGGAGCTCTCACCTAATGTCAGAGAAAAACTATGAGATTTTTAGCATTTGTACCAACTCTCTATAACTACTATAAGAGAGTTAACATTCCAACAGTTTTGGAGGATAAAGCATAGAAATGGAATTTGCTTTAACTCTCAATCACTattttcctttggagaaaaaaTACATCCAATAACAACTAGTTTCTGCTTCTCCTTACTGAAAACTAAGCAAACACATTTGTTGATAGGTTGAATAATATACTTTAAAGTAAAACCACTTCCTTAGGCTCAAGTGTATAATACACTGCCATTAaagattaaatacatttatatataattattagatTTAAAAGTAATaggtaattatatatattttaattctatagGTTAAATTCAAGTAAATGCTCTCAGCAATACCCCTTTTGATATAAACAGAGACCTAAAAGCTGAAATTTGATCACCATACTTTTCAAGTTATCTATAATGAATATATCTTTACGGGCTGTTACTCAGTTTAGATCCCAAGTTAattaattcaataacaaaaaaactttCTTCTTCCACTTCTAAAAACCCGTTGGATACCTACTACACTagcacacaaaaacacaaatatatattaaatatatatgattatGCTTGCATCTTTAACTCCAAAAAATGATTTAATTGATTAAAGTTACTACCCATCACCCccgaaaaagtaaaaatacaccaaaaaaacCAACCTGTTTTTCTCTGATACtgcttaaaaatcttaaaataattctgatttctttttacaAAAGAATGATTGTTTCAAAGTTCCTTTAATTCAATACCAAGTGGTctcaagatagaaaataaaaagccacaaACAGAACCATCACTAACAAAGTCCCTCAGAACGCACATGTTATTAGGGAGTTGGGGGAGCACTTACAGTAGGTGTTTTAATCCTTTCcctaaaaatgcagaaatattcAACTGCTGAAAGCTAGCAAATTCAGCACATATACCACACGTCACACCCTTATCTTAACACTAGCCCAAAAGGGTAACATTCTTCTATCTATACGGATCACATCTTGGAAATGTACATACCTTTCTGAAATGCCACCATCATTATAAtacaaacacttaaaaaacagcaactacctaaatgtccagccATGGATTAACTTATGGTACAAAAATGTAATTTACATTCATACACTGAAACTACTTATGATGACTGTGTAGAAACATGGGTAAAGTTTGACAAGTTAAAAGCCTTATATTAGGATACAGTattaaccaaaaaacaaaacagttaacaTATCAGAGTGGTGAAAATGtgggtgatttttaaatttttaattacgATGTTATCGTTAGTAAGAAAAAAAGggtggaaatttatttttcaacatcTCTTAATATCTAAACTAAGGAACTACAAAACTATCTCTGCTGCTAAAACCTGATTTATTCACATTTCAGGTACATAATGTCATAAAGTTAAGCATCTATAAAAAAAACCTCTGAGTTCTATCATAAAATTACCTTCATTATGTTCACCTACTCAAGATTAGTAGGGCACAGAACTTTCACACAAACTTCCAACAGGACCCAAAGGTATATTCCTTTTATTGGCTAATCTACTTTCTTAGGAGATAGCAGACATAAATCTGTCATTTAGGATGagattgtgaaaattaaaagggAGACTAGTTCCTGTAGTATATTTAATCAAAACAGTAAAGTCACTATCATTCCTCTTGTCAAATGATACATGGCAACTTTGAGTACatagggaaagaaatgaaaagctcaccaaaaaattaaattagacatAAATACCTGCctttaaaagaggaagaaaatctaCTACTGCCCCTTTGATGattaataacctttaaaaaagatttctccttgctcaaaaagatatttttcctccCTCCATTTATCTCCCTAATTTCTGCTAATAGTCTTCTGAATAAACGACAGGGTAAAAAGAATGACAAATCAAGCAATGATCATGTATACGCAGGCCAGCAACACAATTTTAACCTAAATGTTTCTTGATAGCATACTCACATTACACCTACCACATAAATCatctgcaaatatattttcctttccacAAACTGGGAAGGAGTCCTAAAGAAATTCTAACGGTAGCACCTGCTCTAGTGCAGGAACAGGTAATCTGGAGACGGTATAACTAGAAGAAATCTAAATACATAAGAGAATTAATAATCCTGTCTACATTTTCTAACCGTAGAAAAGGTCAAATATCTGCCcttacaaacttaaaaaaataatatatagaagGGAAgaccaaaagtaaaaacaactttCTAAAATAAGTAGACAAAATGAACACACCTAATGCCACAACACTTCAAAAGCAACTTTTACTttcaggaagaggggaaggagcaAGCTGGGGCACAGTCTACACAGATCTGGCATCACTATATACTGCCAGAAACTAAGCCAGATAGAACTGGAAGCATCCACCTGTTCCCctcctatttttaaatgtatgatagTATATGCTCAGCGATCTTCCTTATTTCCTTGTCTACCCACATTCCCCAATACCTTCCATATGTGATTTAAGTAGTAACCACAATTAGGATTACCTGGCCCAACCTACTCAGCCTGCCCCAGTTCTCAACCATCAGTTCTGATTTCTGCAGAAAATCTAGCACGCCATCGTTAACTTCACACACAATGAGTGCTACTGCTACCATTCCGGGCAGGGGGAAGatgggggagagaagaaaaggcttCTCTTCTGCCTTATTCCTGCAGACCCACTACTCTATCACTCTGTACTCAGTTGTACCCTGTGCCTGAGTCATCCAAGGATCAATACTCTGCCTTGTTCGTGCTGTAATATATCTATCAGCTCCATCCCAGGAACTGGAATCCTGCccctaaacctaccctaaaaagTCTCCGTGTCTCTCCAGTTGCCCTAAACCAAGTAACATAATAGTGTTCTCCTCTCATCTGTCTACCATACTGGCACTGACTGCTGCTAGACATTGGATACCATATCATACCCGATATAGTGGACACATATCAGCTATCTAATTCCAAGTCTGCTAATTCCCCAGTTTGCCTAACCAGCTGCAGTTGACTAGACATTATCTGGCCCTATCAAAACaggtaaatatttgttttatcataTACTATCACCTGAAAAATCATACCTCAGTCAACAGCTAAATCATGAATCCTTTTTTAAAGTACTGTCAACGTTCACTCTTCATCTCACTTATACTTGAATATCATACTCTGCATTTAGCCTTCTGcactaatttaaaatatatatgtgcccCAGTGACATAACTTTCTGTATGTTAAGACATCATGAGTAAACAGCAGCAATTACTGCTGGGTGTAGTGGCTTTCAACATTTCAGAGGTAACACGAAAATTAGCTGGCATAAATGAATGTCTAGATGTGAAAATCAAATTTACAATGATGAGCTAATTTCATGTGCTAACACTTGTAAATAGTATACAGCATGATATAAGCACAGTGCATCATTAGCATCAAACCCCCTTCACACTGGGCACTGGCATATTTCAATCAATAGCAGATATCAAGGCAGATTTCATAACAAAGTAGATGAAGACAGGATACTCTCGCCcagattttgaagaaaatatgaatttttatttcatatactcTCAGATTGATCAAAAACTTTCACATTTATTCAAGGCACTAAAATGTATCTAAATGAAATCTTGAGTGTTTATTAATA of Hippopotamus amphibius kiboko isolate mHipAmp2 chromosome X, mHipAmp2.hap2, whole genome shotgun sequence contains these proteins:
- the LOC130841689 gene encoding ORM1-like protein 3, translated to MNVGMAHSEVNPNTQVMNSCVIWLTYMLAIGLLHVVLLSIPFVSIPIIWTLTNLIHNMGMYIFLHTVKGIPFETPDQRKARLLTHWEQMDYGVQFTASWKFLSITPIVLYFLTSFYTKYDQIHFILNTVSLMSVLIPKLPQLHGVRIFGISKS